One Oncorhynchus kisutch isolate 150728-3 linkage group LG13, Okis_V2, whole genome shotgun sequence DNA window includes the following coding sequences:
- the LOC109886720 gene encoding gastrula zinc finger protein XlCGF57.1 isoform X2 — translation MKIKQRSKTTQLHKKTMGTKRHGNLGITQTEHDPQSGDDSTGRDESDCTQALSKSTSSNHHSDSSPLHKDPVVVLTRLAEVVVKTLLRDIKVCLVKEVTDVRRDEDNHGGSPQFFPCPHCTISFTDCYFLENHIKTKHQKQYLAMLRSQVSKSKIVYGPTHSCAHCSCMFHTPRQLDIHTRQAHPSARPQKHAPPRRTGRPHRVQEKFHTCPQCSRRFKYLGSLLKHCKSLHKMAVVLTNGHISCADCEKSFENCWGLGPHRCHEPEGSKPKDAKQMGIKEVGFQCLDCGKILTTPTSLNTHMRIHTGEKPYVCKECGKRFSGTGAYRYHLLIHNGVKPFKCQDCGKAFKQKYLLRKHMTVHSGERKYSCSQCDRQFAYRESLKLHLRTHSGARPFKCTVCGKDFADKGYLKMHLKIHNNQKNYHCGVCGQKFIRIGVLNVHLRSHTGERPYHCTVCDKQFARLDHLKNHQRTHTGEKPYTCTECSKSFTQSGDLTKHKRLHTGERPFECSECHKRFICSASLTLHMRTHTHRDVKPYSCQECGKSFYEQSHVNGHMKIHKGKRYSCPHCFLSFARKSNLSKHLLRRHKPK, via the exons ATGAAGATCAAACAACGTTCAAAAACTACGCAACTGCACAAAAAAACCATGGGGACTAAACGCCATGGAAACCTGGGTATAACACAAACAGAACATGACCCACAGTCAGGTGATGACTCCACCGGCAGAGATGAATCAGATTGTACCCAAGCACTCTCAAAGAGCACCAGTTCAAATCATCATTCAGATTCTAGTCCACTCCACAAGGATCCTGTGGTAGTGCTAACCAGGTTGGCTGAG GTGGTGGTTAAGACACTTCTGAGAGACATTAAAGTGTGTTTGGTGAAGGAGGTGACGGATGTCAGGAGGGATGAAGACAACCATGGAG GTTCTCCTCAGTTCTTTCCTTGTCCACACTGCACCATCTCctttactgactgttacttcctGGAGAACCACATCAAGACCAAACACCAGAAGCAGTACCTGGCCATGTTGAGAAGCCAAGTCTCAAAGAGTAAAATAGTGTACGGCCCCACACACAGCTGTGCCCACTGTAGCTGCATGTTCCATACACCACGGCAGCTAGACATCCACACCCGCCAGGCCCACCCCTCTGCCCGTCCCCAGAAACATGCCCCTCCCCGGAGAACTGGCCGTCCTCACAGGGTACAGGAGAAATTCCACACCTGCCCACAGTGCTCCCGCAGATTCAAGTACCTGGGCAGCCTGCTGAAGCACTGCAAGAGTTTGCACAAAATGGCTGTTGTTCTCACCAATGGACACATCAGTTGCGCAGACTGTGAGAAGAGCTTTGAGAATTGCTGGGGCCTGGGGCCTCACCGGTGTCACGAACCAGAGGGCAGTAAACCTAAGGACGCTAAACAGATGGGCATTAAGGAAGTCGGCTTCCAATGCTTAGATTGTGGCAAGATCCTCACTACTCCTACGAGCCTGAACACTCACATGCGCATCCACACTGGAGAAAAGCCTTATGTCTGCAAGGAGTGTGGCAAGCGCTTCTCAGGTACAGGCGCTTACCGTTATCACTTGTTAATACACAATGGGGTCAAGCCATTCAAATGTCAGGACTGTGGGAAGGCTTTCAAGCAGAAGTACCTCCTCAGGAAGCACATGACTGTTCACTCTGGTGAGAGGAAGTACTCCTGCTCCCAATGCGACAGGCAGTTTGCATACAGGGAGAGTCTGAAGCTTCACCTGCGCACACACTCCGGGGCGAGACCTTTCAAATGTACTGTCTGTGGTAAAGACTTTGCTGACAAAGGTTATCTGAAGATGCATCTGAAGATTCACAACAACCAGAAAAACTACCATTGTGGGGTTTGTGGGCAGAAATTCATAAGGATTGGGGTACTGAACGTACACCTGCGCTCACACACAGGTGAGAGGCCTTACCACTGCACAGTGTGTGACAAGCAGTTTGCCCGACTCGACCACCTGAAGAACCACCAGCGCACTCACACAGGTGAGAAACCATACACCTGTACCGAGTGCAGTAAAAGCTTCACTCAGTCTGGAGATCTAACCAAACACAAGCGCCTCCACACTGGGGAGAGGCCATTTGAATGTTCTGAATGCCACAAACGCTTTATCTGCTCTGCTTCTCTGACCCTGCACATGAGGACCCACACTCACCGTGACGTAAAGCCATACTCCTGCCAAGAGTGTGGGAAAAGCTTTTATGAACAGAGTCATGTGAACGGCCACATGAAAATCCACAAGGGGAAACGTTATTCCTGCCCCCACTGCTTTCTCAGCTTTGCTCGCAAGTCCAACCTTTCCAAACACCTGCTTAGACGTCATAAACCTAAATGA
- the LOC109886720 gene encoding gastrula zinc finger protein XlCGF57.1 isoform X3 codes for MGSPQFFPCPHCTISFTDCYFLENHIKTKHQKQYLAMLRSQVSKSKIVYGPTHSCAHCSCMFHTPRQLDIHTRQAHPSARPQKHAPPRRTGRPHRVQEKFHTCPQCSRRFKYLGSLLKHCKSLHKMAVVLTNGHISCADCEKSFENCWGLGPHRCHEPEGSKPKDAKQMGIKEVGFQCLDCGKILTTPTSLNTHMRIHTGEKPYVCKECGKRFSGTGAYRYHLLIHNGVKPFKCQDCGKAFKQKYLLRKHMTVHSGERKYSCSQCDRQFAYRESLKLHLRTHSGARPFKCTVCGKDFADKGYLKMHLKIHNNQKNYHCGVCGQKFIRIGVLNVHLRSHTGERPYHCTVCDKQFARLDHLKNHQRTHTGEKPYTCTECSKSFTQSGDLTKHKRLHTGERPFECSECHKRFICSASLTLHMRTHTHRDVKPYSCQECGKSFYEQSHVNGHMKIHKGKRYSCPHCFLSFARKSNLSKHLLRRHKPK; via the exons atgG GTTCTCCTCAGTTCTTTCCTTGTCCACACTGCACCATCTCctttactgactgttacttcctGGAGAACCACATCAAGACCAAACACCAGAAGCAGTACCTGGCCATGTTGAGAAGCCAAGTCTCAAAGAGTAAAATAGTGTACGGCCCCACACACAGCTGTGCCCACTGTAGCTGCATGTTCCATACACCACGGCAGCTAGACATCCACACCCGCCAGGCCCACCCCTCTGCCCGTCCCCAGAAACATGCCCCTCCCCGGAGAACTGGCCGTCCTCACAGGGTACAGGAGAAATTCCACACCTGCCCACAGTGCTCCCGCAGATTCAAGTACCTGGGCAGCCTGCTGAAGCACTGCAAGAGTTTGCACAAAATGGCTGTTGTTCTCACCAATGGACACATCAGTTGCGCAGACTGTGAGAAGAGCTTTGAGAATTGCTGGGGCCTGGGGCCTCACCGGTGTCACGAACCAGAGGGCAGTAAACCTAAGGACGCTAAACAGATGGGCATTAAGGAAGTCGGCTTCCAATGCTTAGATTGTGGCAAGATCCTCACTACTCCTACGAGCCTGAACACTCACATGCGCATCCACACTGGAGAAAAGCCTTATGTCTGCAAGGAGTGTGGCAAGCGCTTCTCAGGTACAGGCGCTTACCGTTATCACTTGTTAATACACAATGGGGTCAAGCCATTCAAATGTCAGGACTGTGGGAAGGCTTTCAAGCAGAAGTACCTCCTCAGGAAGCACATGACTGTTCACTCTGGTGAGAGGAAGTACTCCTGCTCCCAATGCGACAGGCAGTTTGCATACAGGGAGAGTCTGAAGCTTCACCTGCGCACACACTCCGGGGCGAGACCTTTCAAATGTACTGTCTGTGGTAAAGACTTTGCTGACAAAGGTTATCTGAAGATGCATCTGAAGATTCACAACAACCAGAAAAACTACCATTGTGGGGTTTGTGGGCAGAAATTCATAAGGATTGGGGTACTGAACGTACACCTGCGCTCACACACAGGTGAGAGGCCTTACCACTGCACAGTGTGTGACAAGCAGTTTGCCCGACTCGACCACCTGAAGAACCACCAGCGCACTCACACAGGTGAGAAACCATACACCTGTACCGAGTGCAGTAAAAGCTTCACTCAGTCTGGAGATCTAACCAAACACAAGCGCCTCCACACTGGGGAGAGGCCATTTGAATGTTCTGAATGCCACAAACGCTTTATCTGCTCTGCTTCTCTGACCCTGCACATGAGGACCCACACTCACCGTGACGTAAAGCCATACTCCTGCCAAGAGTGTGGGAAAAGCTTTTATGAACAGAGTCATGTGAACGGCCACATGAAAATCCACAAGGGGAAACGTTATTCCTGCCCCCACTGCTTTCTCAGCTTTGCTCGCAAGTCCAACCTTTCCAAACACCTGCTTAGACGTCATAAACCTAAATGA